In the genome of Schistocerca piceifrons isolate TAMUIC-IGC-003096 chromosome X, iqSchPice1.1, whole genome shotgun sequence, one region contains:
- the LOC124722680 gene encoding uncharacterized protein LOC124722680 gives MEEEEEDVTVQSRARQEIISASSRSTSSTERGETEAATLTSTISVQSSSQSSIRQHGVIITQQQPSDDDSDTVGNASDGDEGAAALPEFEPDTDVASFLGARQSRTTSTKSSLYSSKSTENVVSWKTSTQLTSSSKSFLMSHAKSEETSPNASPTRAPGGAYKPGGGTIYSARSTENVASWKETQQLAVRSSSSKGSSLSSQEEASPPRGLTQAHSVETSSVGQEGRQWLSAAASRAELARSMESLRTAVTQQQSGKLQAHHHHRQSFLTSSERDMRRVVATSVEARSLESLEREIRLKRRAVSGEEPPSASASGGEEPLSAERRRGLYAVGGERRAAVPSHLSLLTTPVPQDRRLTILSPHSPMAPPDLLQLASLKNRRKKAVVLPKLILPRSESDVFME, from the coding sequence atggaggaagaagaggaggacgtTACAGTGCAGTCGCGAGCGAGGCAAGAGATCATCAGTGCTTCGAGCCGCTCGACTTCCAGCACAGAGAGGGGGGAGACAGAAGCAGCGACACTGACATCGACCATCAGCGTGCAGTCGTCTAGCCAGTCCAGCATTAGACAGCACGGCGTGATTATTACTCAGCAGCAACCCTCCGATGACGATTCCGATACAGTAGGGAACGCTAGCGACGGCGACGAAGGCGCCGCCGCACTGCCGGAATTCGAACCCGACACCGACGTCGCTTCCTTCTTGGGAGCGCGTCAGTCTCGCACCACATCCACCAAAAGCTCGCTATACTCCTCGAAATCGACCGAAAATGTggtgtcgtggaagacatccactCAGCTGACGTCGTCATCCAAATCCTTCCTGATGTCTCACGCTAAATCCGAAGAAACTAGTCCGAACGCCTCACCGACGAGGGCTCCAGGGGGCGCTTACAAGCCGGGCGGCGGCACCATCTACAGCGCCCGCTCGACCGAGAACGTGGCCAGCTGGAAGGAGACGCAGCAGTTGGCCGTCCGCTCCAGCTCGTCCAAGGGGTCCTCCCTGTCGTCACAGGAGGAAGCGTCGCCGCCGCGCGGCCTGACGCAGGCGCACTCCGTCGAGACTTCGAGCGTCGGCCAGGAAGGCCGCCAATGGCTGTCGGCGGCGGCGAGCCGCGCGGAATTGGCGCGCTCCATGGAGAGCCTGCGCACCGCCGTCACCCAGCAGCAGTCCGGCAAGCTGCAGgcgcaccaccaccaccgccagagCTTCCTCACGTCTTCGGAACGGGACATGAGGCGCGTCGTCGCCACGTCGGTGGAGGCGCGCTCGCTCGAGTCCCTGGAGCGCGAGATCCGACTGAAGCGGCGCGCCGTGTCGGGGGAGGAGCCACCGTCGGCGTCGGCTTCTGGGGGCGAGGAGCCGCTGTCGGCGGAGCGGCGGCGCGGCCTGTACGCGGTGGGCGGCGAGCGGCGCGCAGCCGTGCCTTCGCACCTCTCTCTGCTCACCACCCCGGTACCGCAGGACCGTCGCCTCACCATTCTGTCGCCGCACTCACCCATGGCGCCCCCGGACCTGCTGCAGCTCGCCTCGCTCAAGAACCGCCGCAAGAAGGCCGTCGTGCTGCCCAAGCTCATTCTGCCGCGCAGCGAGAGCGACGTCTTCATGGAGTGA